A window of the Mucilaginibacter sp. cycad4 genome harbors these coding sequences:
- a CDS encoding glycosyltransferase family 2 protein, with protein MNTFFSIIMPLYNCEGTLQRALDSINNQAFKTYELILIDGGSNDNTQFIISNFKKTGNCHIQFSSEPDGGIYDAMNKGIDMATGQWLYFMGGDDILSSPAILDQIYNAIQNEPVHLIYGNVTGAISNTKYAYDTINKALSHGIHHQSIFYKREVFNYTGKYNLKFRVAADYHLTLKIFCNRAFKTRYIDLDIARFGEAGLSSTVYDYRFYSYHYKFLSVNKALDKIADRTTLLQQSIYCCLWLVKEKQNMTFAWANIFYYITGAEALGISFRFKTFLRMVYWSLKPKP; from the coding sequence GTGAATACTTTTTTTTCCATCATTATGCCGTTGTATAACTGTGAAGGTACCTTACAGCGGGCATTAGACAGCATTAACAACCAGGCTTTTAAAACCTATGAATTAATTTTGATTGATGGCGGCTCAAACGATAATACACAGTTTATTATCAGCAACTTTAAAAAAACCGGCAATTGCCATATCCAGTTCAGCTCTGAACCAGATGGGGGCATTTACGACGCCATGAACAAGGGCATTGACATGGCAACCGGGCAATGGCTTTATTTTATGGGAGGCGATGACATTTTAAGCAGTCCTGCAATATTAGATCAGATTTATAACGCCATTCAAAACGAGCCTGTCCATCTCATATATGGCAATGTAACAGGGGCTATATCAAATACAAAATACGCCTATGATACTATTAACAAAGCATTATCGCACGGCATCCATCACCAAAGTATTTTCTATAAACGAGAAGTGTTTAACTACACCGGCAAGTACAACCTGAAGTTCAGGGTTGCTGCCGACTATCATTTAACACTCAAAATATTTTGCAACCGGGCTTTTAAAACCCGGTATATCGACTTGGATATTGCACGCTTTGGGGAGGCAGGTTTAAGTTCTACAGTCTACGACTACCGTTTTTACAGCTATCATTATAAATTCTTATCTGTAAATAAAGCTTTAGATAAAATTGCGGACAGAACAACCCTCTTGCAGCAATCCATATACTGCTGCCTGTGGTTGGTAAAAGAAAAGCAAAACATGACTTTTGCCTGGGCGAACATCTTCTATTACATAACCGGAGCGGAAGCGCTCGGCATCTCATTCAGGTTTAAAACTTTTTTAAGGATGGTATACTGGAGCCTGAAACCCAAACCATGA
- a CDS encoding glycosyltransferase family A protein, with translation MEKSGPLVSVCMPAYDAGKYIADAVRSILKQTYSYWELIIVNDGSTDDTSLILKQFTDPRISVHQQENCGQCAAANKAFSLSKGRLVKFMDADDMISPGYLAAQVNCIGDREDTVASAAWGRFYNDDINTFKLNEEVIREDCQPIDWLVSSMDGKQAMMQCAIWLIPRAILQKSGLWNERLSLINDFEFIIRVVLNAREIRFAENSVLYYRSGLQNSLSSLKSQKGAQSAFDSINMGTSYMLDFEPSDRVKKVCAACFQNFVYSFYPFHKTLIKLAEHKIKELGGTTSAFPSGGYTRLLQKIIGWKNVKKIKLLLPGDLK, from the coding sequence ATGGAAAAAAGCGGTCCTTTAGTTTCTGTTTGCATGCCTGCCTATGACGCAGGTAAATATATTGCCGACGCCGTTCGTTCAATACTCAAGCAAACCTATTCTTACTGGGAGCTCATTATTGTTAATGACGGCTCTACCGATGATACGTCCCTCATACTTAAACAATTTACCGACCCGCGCATCAGCGTTCATCAGCAGGAAAACTGCGGACAATGCGCTGCTGCAAACAAGGCCTTTAGCCTTTCAAAAGGCAGGCTCGTTAAATTTATGGACGCTGATGATATGATCTCACCCGGTTATCTTGCAGCGCAGGTAAACTGCATTGGTGATCGTGAAGATACAGTAGCTTCAGCTGCCTGGGGCCGTTTTTATAACGACGATATCAACACCTTTAAACTGAATGAAGAGGTCATCAGAGAGGATTGCCAACCCATCGACTGGCTGGTATCCTCGATGGACGGCAAACAAGCGATGATGCAGTGCGCCATTTGGCTTATCCCGAGGGCAATACTTCAAAAATCGGGACTATGGAACGAGCGTTTGAGTCTCATTAATGATTTTGAATTTATCATCAGAGTAGTATTGAATGCCCGCGAAATACGTTTTGCCGAAAATTCAGTGCTATACTACAGAAGCGGCCTCCAAAATTCCTTGTCCTCCTTAAAATCACAAAAAGGCGCTCAATCTGCCTTTGATTCCATCAATATGGGTACTTCGTACATGCTGGACTTTGAACCCAGCGACCGCGTAAAAAAGGTATGTGCTGCCTGCTTTCAAAATTTTGTATACTCTTTTTATCCCTTTCATAAAACGCTTATCAAATTAGCAGAACATAAAATAAAAGAACTCGGCGGCACAACATCAGCATTTCCGTCGGGCGGTTATACCCGGTTACTTCAAAAAATTATCGGCTGGAAAAACGTAAAAAAAATAAAACTGTTGCTACCAGGAGATTTAAAATAA
- a CDS encoding glycosyltransferase produces MQLSVIIPTYNPDVTRLEQTLTGLKSQSLPVNQWELIVIDNNSSNNFWQQLNLGWHPASKIVKETKQGLTFARLKGFNELTSDIIVLVDDDNILNAGYLEKALNIFRQNPQIGAIGGKSIPLFETTPPEWLGEFYGSLALRDLGDEPLLATWNNQYPACAPIGAGMAIQRKALTSYIEKITSGNSNISDRTGNSLSSGGDNDMIIEILKSGWQVGYFPELTLQHIITAQRMKADYLARLLNNTNKSWVQLLQSHGINPRQQVTKAGALLRKAKAWFRYKAWKSKPDYIKWQGACGTFDGLASLPHK; encoded by the coding sequence ATGCAGCTTTCGGTAATTATCCCGACTTACAATCCCGACGTCACAAGGCTGGAACAAACGCTTACGGGTTTAAAGAGCCAATCGCTGCCGGTTAATCAGTGGGAATTAATTGTCATCGACAATAACTCATCTAATAATTTCTGGCAGCAGCTTAACCTAGGCTGGCACCCTGCTTCCAAAATTGTAAAGGAAACAAAACAAGGCCTCACTTTTGCACGGCTTAAAGGTTTTAATGAATTAACAAGCGATATCATTGTCTTGGTTGATGACGATAATATCCTTAATGCGGGTTATCTTGAAAAAGCATTGAATATATTTCGTCAAAATCCTCAAATAGGAGCTATAGGTGGTAAATCAATCCCGCTGTTTGAAACTACTCCGCCCGAATGGCTGGGCGAATTTTATGGCAGTCTGGCCCTGCGCGATCTGGGCGATGAGCCCTTACTGGCCACATGGAATAATCAATATCCTGCCTGTGCTCCCATCGGTGCAGGGATGGCCATACAACGCAAAGCCCTCACATCCTATATCGAAAAAATAACATCGGGCAACAGTAATATCAGCGACCGGACTGGTAATTCCCTAAGTTCGGGCGGCGACAATGACATGATAATCGAAATCCTCAAAAGCGGCTGGCAGGTTGGCTATTTTCCGGAGCTTACGTTACAGCATATTATTACCGCTCAACGGATGAAGGCAGATTATCTTGCCCGCCTGCTTAATAATACCAATAAATCATGGGTACAGTTATTACAAAGCCATGGTATAAATCCCAGGCAACAGGTGACAAAAGCAGGCGCTTTATTGCGGAAAGCAAAAGCCTGGTTTCGCTACAAGGCGTGGAAAAGCAAACCAGATTATATCAAATGGCAGGGAGCGTGCGGCACGTTTGACGGCCTGGCATCCTTGCCCCATAAATAA
- a CDS encoding MBOAT family O-acyltransferase, producing the protein MLFNSLLFLIFFVIVTITYYLLPHKLRWIWLLAASSYFYMYFKPVYILIILFTIIVDYCAGILIEKAAGKTRRFYLVLSLVTNIGVLAFYKYFNFFGVNLNLLSGIFHGPQMPLLDFILPIGLSFHTFQAMSYTIEVYRGNQPAERHFGLYALYVMFYPQMVAGPIERPQHILPQLHRVNYFQSNTFITGLLFMAMGIFKKVVIADRLGLYVDPVFTNPHGHSALELLIATYFFAFQIYCDFSGYSDIAIGAALVLGIELMQNFNFPYLASNVSDFWKRWHISLSTWFRDYLYIPLGGSRVNFLKTGANLLIVFMISGLWHGANWKYLIWGLIHGLLLVAYQLLHKLNIRIKGFTFFKWFITFNLVCLAWVFFRAGTVADAFFILNKICRGNNLTYTAGSLMSVPELSYCAFIITALFLGERYVRKAKDCSNTGKLFLIGGLMLACYFLGIFNEAQFIYFQF; encoded by the coding sequence ATGCTTTTTAACTCCCTGCTGTTCCTTATATTTTTTGTAATAGTTACCATTACCTATTACCTGCTGCCGCATAAATTAAGGTGGATATGGCTTTTAGCCGCAAGCAGCTATTTTTACATGTACTTTAAGCCGGTATATATCCTTATCATTCTTTTTACCATTATTGTTGATTACTGTGCCGGCATTCTGATAGAAAAAGCAGCAGGCAAAACCCGCAGGTTTTATCTCGTTTTAAGCTTGGTTACCAATATTGGCGTACTTGCGTTTTATAAATATTTTAATTTTTTTGGAGTTAACCTGAATTTGTTATCCGGCATATTTCATGGTCCGCAAATGCCACTGCTTGATTTTATCTTGCCTATCGGCCTGTCATTCCATACCTTCCAGGCCATGAGTTATACCATCGAGGTTTACCGGGGCAACCAGCCTGCCGAGCGGCATTTTGGCCTGTATGCTTTATATGTAATGTTTTACCCGCAAATGGTGGCAGGTCCAATTGAACGGCCACAGCATATTTTGCCCCAGTTGCACCGGGTTAATTATTTCCAAAGCAATACTTTCATAACAGGGTTACTTTTCATGGCGATGGGCATTTTTAAAAAAGTCGTGATTGCCGACAGGCTGGGTTTGTATGTCGATCCGGTTTTTACAAACCCGCATGGCCATTCAGCACTTGAACTCCTGATTGCCACCTATTTTTTTGCTTTCCAGATCTATTGTGATTTTAGCGGTTACTCAGATATTGCCATTGGCGCGGCCCTGGTGTTGGGTATCGAACTGATGCAGAACTTTAACTTCCCATACCTGGCATCCAATGTTTCTGATTTTTGGAAGCGCTGGCATATTTCCCTTTCCACCTGGTTTCGTGACTATCTGTATATCCCCCTGGGGGGCAGCCGGGTTAATTTTTTAAAAACCGGCGCAAACCTGCTCATCGTGTTTATGATAAGCGGCTTATGGCATGGCGCCAACTGGAAATACCTGATTTGGGGATTAATCCACGGCCTGTTACTTGTTGCTTACCAGTTATTACATAAGCTCAACATCCGCATTAAAGGCTTTACCTTTTTTAAATGGTTCATCACCTTTAACCTGGTTTGCCTTGCTTGGGTATTTTTCAGAGCCGGTACGGTGGCCGATGCATTTTTCATCTTAAATAAAATATGCAGGGGCAATAATTTAACCTATACAGCAGGCAGCCTCATGTCGGTACCTGAGCTTTCGTATTGCGCCTTCATTATTACAGCCCTGTTCCTAGGCGAACGCTATGTACGAAAAGCGAAAGATTGTTCAAACACAGGCAAGTTGTTCCTGATAGGCGGCTTAATGCTTGCCTGCTACTTTTTAGGGATCTTTAATGAAGCACAGTTCATTTATTTCCAGTTTTGA
- a CDS encoding FkbM family methyltransferase produces the protein MNKYYSQYQQDKFLNEVLFRSKKNGVFVDIGANDGVTISNSYFFEKNLYWTGICFEPLIEAFNKLEKNRSSVNINGCASDRNHLDIFYNVHGYGEMLSGLKSKYDERHIERINKTIKEYGGHITETKVQCFDVNDILEENGIKKIDFVSIDTEGGELNILHAIDFDAFKIKAVVVENNYSTPDIFHFMSSKGYFRVAYLSTDEIYLHPRYYGYLSAFIIRCRIKFTKLGSKFNTVSH, from the coding sequence ATGAATAAATATTACAGCCAGTACCAGCAAGATAAGTTTTTGAATGAGGTACTATTTAGAAGTAAAAAAAACGGCGTATTTGTAGATATCGGCGCAAACGATGGGGTTACAATAAGTAATTCTTACTTTTTTGAAAAAAACTTATACTGGACCGGGATCTGCTTTGAACCGCTTATCGAAGCATTTAATAAACTTGAAAAAAACCGAAGTTCAGTTAATATCAATGGTTGTGCTTCTGATAGAAATCACCTGGATATATTTTACAATGTACACGGTTATGGTGAAATGTTAAGCGGCTTAAAATCTAAATATGATGAAAGACATATAGAAAGAATTAACAAAACCATTAAGGAATACGGTGGCCATATTACCGAAACGAAAGTGCAATGTTTTGATGTTAATGATATATTGGAAGAAAACGGTATCAAAAAAATTGATTTTGTAAGTATTGATACCGAAGGCGGTGAATTAAATATTTTGCATGCAATCGACTTTGACGCGTTTAAAATCAAGGCGGTTGTGGTAGAAAACAATTATTCTACCCCCGACATTTTTCACTTCATGAGCAGCAAAGGCTATTTCAGGGTGGCCTATTTATCAACCGATGAAATTTATCTGCACCCCAGATATTATGGTTACTTAAGCGCATTTATAATCAGGTGCAGGATAAAATTCACTAAACTCGGTTCCAAATTTAACACTGTAAGCCACTAG
- a CDS encoding glycosyltransferase family A protein, which translates to MTKQQDQISIIMPAYNASAFIKDSIETVLQQTYRNWELIVIDDGSTDDTPTIVRELRDRDDRIIYHRQENRRLGPARNTGFRLAAGTWIAFLDADDLWMCDKLEIQMEAATSHHIPVDIIFTAGYYLTGRGAELKPYDSLSGFYTGQELYPVLMKHNYIPVLSVMIRRTFLRQIGWQDTEPIVYGNEDWDYWLRASRAGGRFLGLKQRLFKYRVHNSAMSAKRATMITAGCYVICKNYKKVLLSPSDRLYHQTELLEKIPFISKRILKTGFSSDLISLLFRMISIAFPVLFALKKKQK; encoded by the coding sequence TTGACCAAGCAACAGGACCAGATCAGTATTATTATGCCGGCTTACAACGCTTCGGCATTTATTAAGGATTCAATTGAAACTGTACTTCAGCAAACCTACCGCAACTGGGAACTCATTGTTATTGACGATGGCTCTACGGATGATACGCCAACAATAGTCAGGGAACTCCGTGATCGGGACGACAGGATAATTTATCACCGCCAGGAAAACCGGAGGCTGGGGCCCGCCAGGAATACCGGTTTTAGGCTCGCCGCCGGCACATGGATAGCATTTTTAGATGCTGACGATCTGTGGATGTGCGATAAGCTGGAAATCCAAATGGAGGCAGCAACCAGCCATCATATACCCGTTGACATAATTTTTACAGCAGGGTACTATCTAACCGGGCGTGGTGCCGAATTAAAACCTTACGATAGTTTAAGCGGGTTTTATACCGGACAAGAGCTGTATCCTGTGTTAATGAAACATAATTATATTCCCGTGCTTTCGGTAATGATAAGGCGAACATTTTTGAGGCAGATAGGCTGGCAGGATACCGAACCAATCGTTTATGGCAATGAAGATTGGGACTACTGGCTGAGGGCAAGCCGGGCAGGAGGCAGGTTTTTAGGGTTAAAGCAAAGGCTGTTCAAATACCGGGTTCACAACAGCGCTATGTCGGCCAAACGAGCCACAATGATAACGGCAGGCTGCTATGTGATCTGTAAAAATTATAAAAAGGTCTTATTAAGCCCTTCCGACCGTCTTTATCATCAAACAGAACTGTTGGAAAAAATCCCCTTTATTTCAAAAAGGATCCTCAAAACAGGTTTCAGCAGCGATCTTATCAGCCTTCTGTTCAGGATGATATCTATTGCTTTTCCGGTGCTGTTTGCATTAAAGAAAAAGCAGAAATAA
- a CDS encoding alpha-1,2-fucosyltransferase, producing the protein MWLYHLRRYLYQYNFCEERRLGNSPLLMTITKLQGGLGNQMFQYATARGCSPNEIITVDLSFLENNTTSTDAFTSRKYRLDVFEHISVNVLKPFRRKIITDSGLGYRLLKKLMWNGLKTIGDHNTSPAVHLNLKGKSAIYLDGYFQNEAYFNHIRPLLLHEFSFPELPEKLALMMNNIKAHKTSVAIHVRQGDYLKPGIVSYHGVLPLSYYTNAIAYMGKLTTDAHYFIFSDNMPWCRGCFAFLKDSVTFTDAGEQDWIDMALMSSCSHQVIANSSFSWWAAWLNPSCEKIVIAPKKWFADSSAINQAENIVPNNWIKI; encoded by the coding sequence ATGTGGCTATATCATTTACGCCGATACCTATATCAATACAATTTTTGTGAGGAAAGACGCCTGGGAAACTCCCCCCTTTTAATGACCATTACCAAACTGCAGGGCGGCTTAGGCAACCAGATGTTTCAATACGCAACGGCGCGTGGCTGCTCGCCTAATGAAATTATTACCGTTGATCTTTCTTTCTTAGAAAATAATACAACCTCAACAGATGCTTTTACCAGCCGAAAATACAGGCTCGATGTTTTTGAGCATATAAGCGTTAATGTGCTTAAGCCCTTTCGGCGAAAAATAATCACGGACAGCGGCTTGGGGTACCGGCTTTTAAAAAAACTGATGTGGAACGGCCTTAAAACCATCGGCGACCATAACACATCGCCTGCTGTTCATCTTAATTTAAAAGGTAAAAGTGCTATTTACCTGGACGGATATTTTCAAAACGAGGCTTACTTTAACCACATCAGGCCATTGCTGCTGCATGAGTTTAGCTTTCCTGAATTGCCTGAAAAACTTGCACTGATGATGAACAACATAAAAGCACATAAAACATCGGTAGCAATTCACGTAAGGCAAGGCGACTATTTGAAACCGGGGATAGTTAGTTATCACGGCGTTTTGCCGCTTTCATATTATACCAACGCCATCGCATACATGGGCAAGCTTACAACTGATGCACATTATTTCATTTTCTCCGATAATATGCCATGGTGCCGGGGATGCTTTGCCTTTTTAAAGGATAGCGTAACTTTTACAGATGCCGGCGAACAGGATTGGATAGATATGGCGCTCATGAGCAGCTGCAGTCACCAGGTTATAGCCAATAGTTCCTTCAGCTGGTGGGCGGCGTGGCTAAACCCTTCCTGCGAAAAAATTGTTATCGCACCCAAAAAGTGGTTTGCGGATAGCAGCGCCATCAATCAGGCGGAAAATATAGTGCCCAACAACTGGATAAAAATTTGA
- a CDS encoding glycosyltransferase family 2 protein, producing MDLPDLNQYRNNFLDRGVKLPLRAVPADVTGLLRELPAPAAGKTGWPWDQETDPAIYDPKVNWPKLTIVTPSYNQAGFLEETIRAVLLQNYPNLEYIIIDGGSNDQSEQLIKKYASWLSYYQSEKDKGQSQAINMGFSLSSGRYHAWINSDDYYLKDVFHKVISKFMHTKVDFIYGYGNDHNVLSGKTNTTVVLPFIDYFIKIPSLVQPSTFWSAAIHEPVWEELHCSLDFELWLRLVKGHSRALIKEPLSVAHVHDQAKTHSPKTKALWEADHQKIWAADAHGTVHEWKKIFFLNRIRIKLYSWFH from the coding sequence ATGGACCTGCCCGATCTGAACCAATACCGGAATAACTTTCTTGACCGAGGTGTAAAGCTACCTCTTAGAGCCGTGCCGGCCGATGTTACAGGTTTGCTCAGGGAACTCCCCGCCCCTGCTGCCGGCAAAACGGGATGGCCCTGGGACCAGGAAACCGATCCTGCAATTTATGACCCGAAAGTAAACTGGCCAAAGCTTACCATCGTAACCCCCTCTTATAACCAGGCCGGTTTTTTAGAAGAGACCATAAGGGCGGTGCTTTTACAAAATTATCCCAACCTGGAGTATATCATCATCGATGGCGGCAGCAATGATCAATCCGAACAGCTCATTAAAAAATATGCTTCCTGGCTCAGCTATTACCAAAGCGAAAAAGATAAGGGGCAAAGCCAGGCCATCAATATGGGGTTCAGCCTTTCATCCGGCAGGTACCATGCATGGATCAACAGCGACGATTATTACCTCAAAGACGTTTTCCATAAAGTGATAAGTAAATTTATGCATACCAAAGTCGATTTTATATATGGCTATGGCAACGACCATAATGTGCTGTCCGGCAAAACAAACACAACCGTGGTATTGCCTTTCATTGACTATTTTATCAAGATCCCCAGCCTTGTTCAACCTTCTACTTTTTGGAGTGCGGCTATCCATGAACCGGTCTGGGAAGAGCTTCATTGTTCCCTTGATTTTGAATTGTGGCTCCGGCTGGTAAAAGGCCACAGCAGGGCCTTGATCAAAGAACCGCTTTCCGTGGCCCACGTGCACGACCAGGCCAAAACCCATTCGCCCAAAACGAAGGCATTGTGGGAGGCCGATCATCAAAAAATATGGGCAGCCGATGCACACGGCACCGTGCATGAATGGAAAAAAATATTTTTTTTAAACCGGATCAGGATAAAGCTTTATAGCTGGTTCCACTGA
- a CDS encoding glycosyltransferase family 4 protein encodes MTIGLITPYFPDEHTIDSGIANHYLLLAQSLGAKGNKVVVVHVRPLRNDEHGIFSKQILAEGITVLTYKVKAPVIIDKFFKHQWAIIDFVLKIRSMRVTSQVLNKIIQQYGIEVIETSSYFSLCYFSLYKKNKAPVAVRVSTTFSQIMNEHYPFKSRVMDMIAKMEIAFVKRSEYVITHAHSHALELERLYDIATERFEIIPHGINLPVMTEYPTTGLVIKVLYTGRLEYRKGTDVLLEAIPLVLQQKPDILFELIGNDTSNDYQNRFKTDNPEEVLQRVIFSGKVDHETLCRAYQACDIFVAPSRYESFGLIFIEAMSYGKPVISCNVGGVPEIITDNYNGFFAETGDVQSLADKILRLADNGDLRKQMGLNARKTIEEKFNSDQLADNSLTYYNKIITDFN; translated from the coding sequence ATGACGATAGGGCTGATAACACCTTACTTCCCTGATGAGCACACTATCGACAGTGGTATAGCTAATCACTATCTGCTGCTGGCACAAAGTTTAGGAGCCAAAGGGAATAAGGTTGTCGTGGTCCACGTCCGGCCGCTCCGTAATGATGAGCATGGTATCTTTAGTAAACAGATCCTTGCAGAAGGCATTACCGTACTTACCTATAAGGTTAAAGCACCTGTTATTATCGACAAGTTTTTTAAACATCAATGGGCAATCATTGATTTTGTGTTGAAGATCAGATCCATGCGTGTTACATCGCAGGTTTTGAATAAAATCATACAACAATATGGCATTGAGGTAATCGAAACAAGCAGTTATTTTTCGCTGTGCTATTTTTCGCTTTACAAAAAAAACAAGGCTCCCGTAGCTGTGAGGGTGAGTACTACCTTTTCGCAGATCATGAACGAGCACTATCCTTTTAAATCGAGGGTAATGGATATGATAGCCAAAATGGAGATAGCCTTTGTTAAAAGGAGTGAGTACGTTATTACCCATGCGCACAGCCACGCCCTGGAACTGGAACGCCTTTATGACATTGCAACTGAAAGGTTCGAAATTATTCCGCACGGCATTAACCTGCCTGTTATGACTGAGTATCCAACTACAGGCCTGGTCATTAAAGTATTATACACTGGTAGGTTGGAATACCGCAAAGGCACCGATGTTTTGCTTGAGGCAATCCCGCTGGTATTACAGCAAAAGCCCGATATTTTGTTTGAATTGATTGGTAATGACACCAGTAATGATTATCAGAACAGGTTCAAGACCGATAATCCCGAAGAGGTTTTGCAAAGGGTGATTTTCAGCGGGAAAGTTGATCATGAAACCTTATGCCGGGCCTACCAGGCATGCGATATTTTTGTTGCACCATCAAGATATGAATCGTTCGGGCTGATATTTATCGAGGCTATGAGCTATGGCAAACCCGTTATTAGCTGCAACGTTGGTGGCGTACCCGAAATTATCACCGACAATTACAACGGCTTCTTTGCCGAAACCGGCGATGTGCAAAGCCTCGCAGATAAGATTCTTCGACTGGCCGACAATGGTGATTTAAGAAAGCAAATGGGCCTAAATGCCCGCAAAACAATTGAAGAAAAATTTAACAGTGATCAGTTAGCTGATAACTCATTAACATATTACAACAAGATCATTACTGATTTCAACTAA
- a CDS encoding glycosyltransferase family 2 protein, translating into MSFPKISVITPSYNQGAFIEQTILSVIGQQYPNLEYIIIDGGSTDSTLEVIKKHEDHITYWVSEPDSGQSQAINKGFALATGDILCWLNSDDYYLPGALLDISSKISVNRTDLLYGNCIHLNEKDNQAYGSPFDPLKNWDITHGDYIIQPSSFWTKQAFECIGPLREDLHFGFDWEWYARALAKGVNFIPSAKYYSVYRLHGDQKSNDNNVSRFIELINIERSLNPDKFAWLDNYLKKHIGNIRLLYHVTGNRLLKPFEYKLLKTAHPQLLRLIDRISLKKYIRHCFTKDTENGPARSEPIPE; encoded by the coding sequence ATGTCTTTTCCTAAAATATCTGTTATAACCCCGTCATACAACCAGGGCGCTTTTATCGAACAAACGATATTATCGGTAATAGGACAGCAATACCCTAACCTGGAATATATCATTATCGATGGCGGTAGTACCGACAGTACCCTGGAGGTGATTAAAAAACATGAGGATCACATAACATATTGGGTTAGTGAGCCAGACAGCGGACAAAGCCAGGCCATCAACAAAGGCTTTGCATTAGCCACCGGAGATATCCTGTGCTGGCTGAACTCCGATGATTACTACCTCCCGGGCGCGTTGCTCGATATCAGCAGTAAAATTTCGGTTAACCGGACGGACCTGCTGTACGGGAACTGCATCCATTTAAATGAAAAGGACAACCAGGCATACGGCAGCCCCTTTGATCCGTTAAAAAACTGGGACATTACCCACGGCGATTATATTATACAGCCCAGCAGTTTTTGGACAAAACAAGCTTTTGAGTGCATAGGTCCCTTAAGAGAAGACCTGCATTTTGGTTTCGACTGGGAATGGTATGCCCGCGCCCTTGCAAAAGGCGTAAACTTTATCCCTTCGGCAAAATATTACTCGGTATACAGGCTACATGGCGACCAAAAATCCAATGACAACAACGTGTCCCGGTTTATTGAACTGATAAACATTGAACGGTCGTTGAACCCCGATAAATTTGCGTGGCTTGATAATTATCTGAAAAAACATATTGGTAACATCCGGCTGCTTTATCATGTTACCGGTAACCGTTTACTTAAGCCGTTTGAATATAAACTATTAAAAACAGCACATCCTCAATTACTTCGATTAATTGACCGTATAAGCCTGAAAAAATATATCCGTCACTGCTTTACGAAAGATACAGAAAATGGACCTGCCCGATCTGAACCAATACCGGAATAA
- a CDS encoding FkbM family methyltransferase encodes MRFIFDELQIKNPSYIDIGAHHPCYLSNTALFYQSGSTGINIEPDPLLFKKFTKYRKKDINLNIGVGETEGEADFYLISSPTLNTFSKQEAENYIHEGDYRITAVIKTKINSLHHIIEEINHGMFPQFLNLDAEGIDELIIKSINYSKKYPIVMCVETISFSTSRKGVKNKVLIDFIVACGYIIYADTYINTIFVRKDAWETPPF; translated from the coding sequence GTGAGATTCATCTTTGATGAATTACAAATCAAAAATCCTTCATATATCGATATCGGCGCACACCATCCATGTTACCTGAGCAACACCGCATTGTTTTATCAATCGGGCAGCACGGGTATCAATATCGAACCTGATCCCCTCCTTTTTAAAAAATTCACCAAATACCGAAAAAAAGACATCAATTTAAATATCGGCGTTGGTGAAACTGAAGGCGAAGCCGATTTTTATCTTATTTCATCACCAACATTAAATACTTTTTCAAAGCAGGAGGCCGAAAATTATATACATGAGGGCGATTACAGGATTACAGCGGTAATTAAAACTAAAATAAACTCGCTTCATCATATCATTGAAGAAATAAATCATGGCATGTTTCCCCAGTTTTTAAATTTAGATGCCGAAGGGATTGACGAGTTGATTATTAAATCGATAAACTACTCAAAAAAATACCCGATAGTAATGTGCGTTGAAACCATTTCATTCTCAACCTCGCGTAAGGGTGTTAAGAATAAAGTGCTTATTGATTTTATCGTCGCATGTGGCTATATCATTTACGCCGATACCTATATCAATACAATTTTTGTGAGGAAAGACGCCTGGGAAACTCCCCCCTTTTAA